TAGCAGGAAAATGGATAACAAAAATGCCCGATCCTTTCGCTCCTAAAATAAATTTAGGGATTGACTGAAACATTTGTTAAATTTGTTCGTATAACCATTGTTTTCTTAAAACAAGCACAAAAATAGTATAAAATAAAAGATGGCGAAAAAAGTAAAGTATTATTTCGATACCGAAAGTTTAGCTTACCGAAAAATCAAACCTAAACTGTCCAAAAAACTAGGATATGCTGGGTTGTTTTTATTAGCCTCTGGGCTGTTTGGTTTTCTTTGTTTTGTGGCTTTATTAAATACTTCCCTTTTAGAAACTCCCAAAGACCGTTTGCAAGCTCGTGAAATTGAAACCATGAAATTGCGTTATGCCATTTTGAATAAAAAAATGGATCAAGTAGACGAAGTTTTAGCCGATGTGGAGGATAGAGATAATAACATTTACCGAGCTTATTTTAATACTTCTCCTATTCCGGCGGAACAACGCAAGGCTGGTTTTGGGGGTGTGAACCGATATAAAGAATTAGAAGGCTATAACAATTCGGAATTAGTCATCAATACTTCTAAACGAGTGGATGTTATTTCAAAAGAGTTGGCTATACAATCGAAATCACTAGATGAAATTTTGAAATTGGCTAAAGAAAAAAATAAATTATTATCAGCCATTCCAGCTATACAACCTGTAAAAAACGAACAGTTGAAACGCATGGCATCGGGCTTTGGTTATCGTAGTGATCCTTTTACCAAAGTGCGTAAAATGCATGAAGGAATGGATTTTACTTCCCCAACAGGCACCCCTATTTATGCTACTGGTGACGGTATAGTCGTTAGTGCTGACAATTCAAAATCAGGGTATGGGAATCATATTGAAATCAATCATGGCTTTGGATATTTGACTTTATATGGTCATTTAAGCAAATACAAATGCAGAGCTGGACAACGTGTTAAGCGTGGTGATGTCATTGGGTATGTGGGAAGCACTGGAAGAAGTGAGGCACCTCATTTACATTATGAAGTACACAAAGACGGTAAAGTAGTAAATCCGTTGAATTTTTATTATGGAAATATATCGGCTGCAGAATATGTAGTGATCTCCAAAATGGCTAATCAAGAAAATCAATCTCTAGACTAATGCATATAGAACTAAAAGAAGGCAAAAGATATTACAGCATTGGCGAAGTGTCCAAAGCTTTTAATGTGAACACATCGCTAATCCGTTTTTGGGATAAAGAATTTGACATCTTAAAACCCAAGAAAAATGCGAAAGGCAATAGAATGTTTACTCCCGAAGATGTGAAAAATTTACAACTGATTTATCATTTGGTTAAAGAACGTGGCTTTACTCTTGA
The window above is part of the Flavobacterium sp. N1994 genome. Proteins encoded here:
- a CDS encoding peptidoglycan DD-metalloendopeptidase family protein; amino-acid sequence: MAKKVKYYFDTESLAYRKIKPKLSKKLGYAGLFLLASGLFGFLCFVALLNTSLLETPKDRLQAREIETMKLRYAILNKKMDQVDEVLADVEDRDNNIYRAYFNTSPIPAEQRKAGFGGVNRYKELEGYNNSELVINTSKRVDVISKELAIQSKSLDEILKLAKEKNKLLSAIPAIQPVKNEQLKRMASGFGYRSDPFTKVRKMHEGMDFTSPTGTPIYATGDGIVVSADNSKSGYGNHIEINHGFGYLTLYGHLSKYKCRAGQRVKRGDVIGYVGSTGRSEAPHLHYEVHKDGKVVNPLNFYYGNISAAEYVVISKMANQENQSLD
- a CDS encoding MerR family transcriptional regulator, producing the protein MHIELKEGKRYYSIGEVSKAFNVNTSLIRFWDKEFDILKPKKNAKGNRMFTPEDVKNLQLIYHLVKERGFTLEGAKTHLKEGQKKTLDKFEIISKLETVKAQLVNIKNQL